The following coding sequences are from one Anopheles bellator chromosome X, idAnoBellAS_SP24_06.2, whole genome shotgun sequence window:
- the LOC131213357 gene encoding metal-response element-binding transcription factor 2 — protein sequence MHSEQHKQNLTPTLVPKVKKQLVIYKIGEDTLVKHADDRFYLGTVIGVRETHCLVRYDNATVEWSAYEDMSKLSQRAIENTGLICNICEQESDEKSLEICGRCRWACHLKCAQYDLCLEILSSLGTWLCTGCNPPEESDEHGSDGGLNASVEPIEELQPRIHKDQLPYLFDELEWDLRHRKNSEGHYCYCGQDGDWKKEMLQCRRCQQWFHGRCIRSLQYPIFLGDQFYFFLCTICNYGHEFVRRLEISSADLIHLILYNLIARNAKRFYNIRHAIVPYIEENLRTLQLPDQLVLMSTDSRVELILQTLESNRLRFLSMGRSTIDKLWTLKIFCAPQVLPCVIPQDIIITEPVLSQLALKNPNLRFIPRKYLEHTFVSNACCRERMTGSKYSIITVQEPDDNLSTTSTSTDSTYYEENSSTSSVTVRRTTVFNDLPSTKIALTSLTLAQNELPPEKMLPS from the exons ATGCACTCTGAACAACATAAGCAGAACCTCACCCCAACGCTAGTCCCAAAAGTCAAAAAGCAACTGGTCATTTACAAAATAGGAGAAGATACACTTGTCAAGCATGCAGATGACCGCTTTTACCTTGGCACAGTGATTGGAGTACGTGAAACGCACTGTTTGGTGCGATACGATAATGCTACGGTGGAATGGTCTGCATACGAAGACATGAGTAAGTTAAGCCAACGGGCCATCGAAAATACGGGCCTGATCTGTAACATCTGTGAGCAAGAGTCTGACGAAAAGTCTCTCGAAATATGCGGACGTTGTCGTTGGGCATGCCATCTCAAATGTGCCCAATACGATTTGTGCCTAGAAATTCTCAGTAGCCTAGGGACGTGGCTCTGCACAGGTTGCAATCCGCCAGAAGAGTCTGACGAGCACGGCAGCGATGGTGGCCTCAATGCTTCGGTTGAACCGATTGAGGAACTTCAGCCACGAATTCACAAGGATCAATTACCGTATCTGTTTGACGAACTTGAGTGGGATTTGCGCCACAGGAAAAATTCGGAAGGTCACTATTGCTACTGTGGTCAGGATGGTGattggaaaaaggaaatgttACAATGTCGGCGCTGTCAACAATGGTTCCACGGGAGATGTATTCGAAGTTTGCAGTATCCGATTTTCCTAGGGGATCAGTTCTACTTTTTCCTCTGCACAATCTGTAATTATGGACACGAGTTTGTGCGACGCCTAGAGATCAGTTCCGCTGATCTTATTCATCTTATACTTTATAATTTAATCGCTCGAAATGCTAAACGATTTTATAATATTCGTCATGCGATTGTACCATACATAGAGGAAAATCTGCGCACACTGCAGCTACCCGATCAA CTTGTTCTTATGTCTACTGACTCGCGAGTAGAATTAATTCTACAAACACTTGAGAGCAACAGACTGCGGTTTCTTTCTATGGGTAGATCCACAATCGATAAGTTATGgacattgaaaatattttgcgCGCCGCAAGTCCTTCCTTGTGTGATTCCTCAGGACATAATTATCACCGAACCTGTTCTCAGCCAGCTAGCGTTGAAAAATCCCAATCTACGCTTTATTCCCCGCaa GTATTTGGAACACACCTTTGTGAGCAATGCCTGTTGTCGAGAGCGCATGACTGGCAGCAAGTACAGTATTATTACAGTACAGGAACCGGATGATAATTTAAGCACCACCTCGACTTCGACAGATAGCACATATTATGAAGAAAACAGTTCGACAAGTTCAGTAACAGTTCGCCGCACAACTGTTTTTAACGATCTGCCATCTACAA AAATTGCCCTAACGTCGCTGACACTAGCACAAAACGAATTGCCGCCAGAAAAAATGCTACCGTCGTAA